In the Lytechinus variegatus isolate NC3 chromosome 17, Lvar_3.0, whole genome shotgun sequence genome, CCCTTTGTTATAGATTTTCATCATTAACGACTGagaatgataagaaaaaaaactaaaacttacttttaaaaatatattactttAGGGTGTAATCAATGgatgcattaaaaaatatactacTATAgcaaattatttttgttattcttatcattattattatgataagaTTTTCCGGCCAAAATCGGGAGTatatcattgatttttaaatttcttttcgTTTAAATTCGACGGATTCCGTGCAGTGGAAGATACCTCtgctttatatttctttttcttgctTAAACATTACGAAGTTTTCATTAGAATGAATGGTAGTTTCTTTATAATTAATGAACAATGCCCTTCTTTTGAGAAGCGGTCAATTTATTTAGCACAAATCGGTTTAAGGTTCTCGCGACGGcatgattttatcatttaatttcGTTTATACCAATCAAGTTAGCCCAATGTGCATTATAATTTACCTTCAGGCTTTTTTGCGTTGCACATGagattccttttctttttttaattctctctTTATTTATATTAGAAAGTATTTTTCCCCCctttatctttattttgttttatatattttttttataaattatcgTCATTCATTGGGTGATTAATGCTGGGTTTTCAATTATAATGCTTAACTTAAGAATTTATCTATTCTTATTTAATCCATCAGcatacaaaattaaaggaaCAAAATGATCTACCATCTctacatatttttgttattcagCTTACTTATATTCTTAGATTCCAAATCTGTACAGCGAAGGGGGCAGTTGAGGGTAACACAGATGTGGTCATAGTACTCAATATGATATAGACATGTCTGTGTAGAATGTGCATTTATAAATTACTCCCCTTCTTAGTTAAGAAAAATCTAATTTGTTCTTAAAACCGAATAGATGAAGTAACAGAGGAGATCACAACGTCAAACAAGCATATCTCGGCACATTCTTTGATTTGTAAACACTTGTAATATTTATTCCTCTTCATTCTTAATTTGAATGATCTCTtccaaaaataattataatcgcTAATTTAAAAGCTAGAAATGACGCTTCGATGATACGGACTATTATAAATGCTAACTGGCTAgttaataaattaaatgaaaagaaCACACAAACATTCGGCAAACATCCTACAtcttatgtaaaaaaaaatcttcttatcatcattattattatcatcattattttttttgttattgtaattTCCATCATTACTATTTTTGGGTACAGGTAGATTTACTTACATCACATTTGATATCGTCAAGTTTTATGGTTAGTCTTTGATTTTGGCGTGTCGTcaaatatcttatttttgtattgttgGTATAAAGAAACTCCATAGAGCCCTTCGGGTTAACGATATTATCGATGGTTAATTGGTAGGAGAAGGAGAGCAAGAACTCCGAGTGCTGGACAGACCGGTCATTAGACGAAGTAAGGAAACATCCTTTAGTTTTAGACCAAGATTCACCATACTCTGAAATATGAGGtatttaaaaaggaaagaataatCAACACTGCCAGTCGATATGAAAGTAATGATAAAGTGATTTTGTGATGTTAAACATGAGGCGCTGTATAAAACTGCAATGGGATTAATTATGCgttattcataacaaaattaagattttgGCCATATTttctaacatatttttttaactattcATAATCTTGTAGTGCCGTTAGTGGCATTTACACGGTGCATAATACTGGCGATAAGCTAATCCCAACCCATATTCCATATGCATGTTCTTCCTTCAAActcaaatttttcaatttttgtttttaaattgtgAATTCTTTTTATAGTGTTCAATGGCCCCAAGGCCCCAGCCCAGGAGTAGAGGGAGTTGGCAAAGTCGCCATATCGGTTTTCCGAATTTTGTCTATTGATTTCTCGGAAAATTTGCCATTCTGAAGCCACTTTTCAGGCTATGTAGTAAACCCACTTTAATTCGTCTGAAACCacttggagacaaaagagtaacCGTTTATCTATCTGCTAAAAGTAAAGAGGTGCTTGCACATTAAAGTCTACTCgctcgggaggggggggggtgccgaAGTCACCCAATCATCTTCAgtattttgcctatttatggaaaatcagccattttggaCCCCATTTAAGAAGGGAGCTGTTTGCGCCATAAAGGAAGCAACCTAAATCGTCTCAAAACTTCCTTGATCGAGAAGAAAGagtagttttctttttttatctaaaaGTGCTAGGAATTCGGAGCCTACCCCCTCAGGAGGCTGCCGAAATCACCAATCGCTTTTCCGTTTTTTGCCTATTCATTAGGAAAATCTGCCACTTTgaagcccccattgaggcaaaaggctTTTAACGCTGAATAAAGCAAGCCACCTAAACCGCCTTAAAACCACTTGGGGATGAAAGAGTAATCTTTTCTCAATAAAGAGGTGCTAGAAAATTGGAGCCTACTCCCTCAAGAGCCTGCCGAAGTTATCCATCCCTTTTTCgtattttgcctatttatggAAAAAATCTACCATTTTGGAGCctccattgaggcaaaaaaCTGTTTCCGCTGTAAAGAAAGCAACTTAAATCGTCTTAAACTGCTTGAAGACAAGCAGTTCCCgcagtttttttttggggggtgggggtttgCCTTATTGCGGTAAAAAGGCACTTATGCTGTATAAAAGCCACTTTGTATTTTCTTGAAACCACCTGGGAGGAAAGTTGccgccctctacgttcgttggtttGACCCAATATTAAGGAaatgatgatatcatatttttatcatccCCTTGCCCCGTCTGTACGCCAGTGAATTATACTATAAAGCTTTCCTGATAGAATCTTGCTATTGTATTTACTGGTACAGCTAACTACGACCGATCTAGTTCTAACATAggttaatatttgaaaaatccTATGCTTATGTATGTCTAATTGTTAATATCTATTATTGCATATTTCAGTTTCTTATAAATCTGTTTTATAATATTGATATAAGAAAGATGCAAAACCAAGTCAAATAAAACACAACAAACAATCCCAAATCAtacatttctttctcatctaatatcaacaaattaatctaaaaaaaaacaatatcaaaacgGTATTACCATATTTTTTCTTGCTTCCAGGGATTGGAACGTCACAACCTTGGGGTTGCATGTCAACAGGATCTATATGAGGAGatagaaaatattttctcaGAGATGACGCTTTAGCCCCTATGTCATGGCCCTGGAAAACGGGGGTGCTGAGGGTGAtgtgtgtattattctccataggtaGCACTCCCAGGGGCGGATCCGGCCTTCTCCAataagaagaggggggggggcgcggatttttttcagccatatttctCCTGATTGGCCGCttgaagatgatttttgtttctctctttgaaggggtaatcctaatagtcacttcttagctttattatCATAGATCAGcatgaaaatatgatatcatattccttatctatatatataacgcaagcgcgaagcgcgagctgtgcttttttttatgttgaatttttatgtattttgttctaaaatttgaacattctggacaTTGTCTTTTATCCTGAAAAAATGggtaaataattactacgaacgagTCGCGTGCTCAGAAATACACGTTTTGAATTGatcgaaaaggtacctgttaaggactgcttgcacgtTTAcatttttcaacaatcaaatacagCTAAAAATTTGTTGACATTTCTACCAGCCGATGGGGGAGGTGCACATGTCCCCGTGCCCCcacccgtagttacgccactggctaTAGGATTTCAGTGAGTGTCTCCCACCCGTGGTTTTATTGCCTCATAAAGGAGTTCCACACTTtattttctaccccccccccctccaacccGATGGTCTATTGATTAGTTCCGGAATGCATAAATTTCTCCTCAGATTTGAAAGAGCTGGATTAATGACATATTGTTATACGaggtgtatacatgtatcttcggggggggaggggcagtaTAGAACACTGATAAATGTCGAAGGATGACTTACCTTTCAATCTGACGGTTCTTACAAAGACATTGAACGTTTGGTTGGAACCTTCTGACAAACGGAGCAGTTCGGGATGGATGCGTGCTCTCATCGTCAAGACATTACTTCTGGAAATGATTTCATTCCCAGCGAGGAAATGAGGATGTTCAATAGCCTTGAACATGAATGTGTTATCATTTCGCCGTTCCACCTCCAATGTAAGTCGTTTAGGATCACTTTTGATTCTCAGAAGTATTTTCCAATGTTCAGGTGCTCTGAATTTCCACACATACTGACTTCCATTAAGGTGCGATGGCCATCTGCAGGAGAAGTCCGACGATTTACGAATATCTGCGGAATAATGTTATGTAGTATAGATTtaacttcctgttatcctttcaggCATTCAccttcacttgtttacaaactcccccaatgtcatctGAGAATTCCAAAACCCCCAATAACATTTAACTCCTAAACCCTGACCATAAATGACCAATCTTCAGAGACATCAGCTAACTTCAAGGAACAAAAATTTCTATGATGTATGACTCACACTTCCAGccccagtcacttgcacagagcacCAACACAccccttataaaaaaaagaaagtttgatagacagttaaCTGTAGACAAATCAGATCAAGTTTAGATCACTCCCACCTTAAATTGTTACACCCCaaaaaactaatgatataaataagaatTCTTGATAATTAGATTGATACACAATACGAGACCGACACTCAGCCATATAGACTGACTGACTCCAAGACTTAGACGTCCAATATTAGTTTAACTTCAGAATCTTAATCTCATACTtcgaaattattttattcatcgtctcctgttatatctatttttttcatgtacttcGCATTGTAAATTGTAGCTGCTTGATGATTACATACCCTGTGATTTTGAATTGTATGACTTTCTCCAAAGTTTCTGTACGCTAGCTTCCTTTCTAAACTATAATTACCGATCCCAACACGACAATACGATGAGTTAATGTTCTGCTTGAAACCCATGTTTTGTTTGTGCAGTTCAAGAGTGAATATGATTTCCACTGCACACTGACAATGGGTGAGTTCTTAttcttcccctcctcctcctcctgctccCCCTTCTTATgttgcatcattttttttaagaaagtgATGTTCcgaccaataataataataataataaaataataataataaaactattgataatgatgatgataaaaataatgattataatgaataaaagtgataaaagtaataataataataatgataacaataggagtattaatgataataacagcaGCAGCAAAAacagcaatgataataatgaaaagaagaagaattgtAGAAATAAtaagtgataataatgatactgaaaattctgaaaataatcaaaataataaaaaaaagtgcagATCTACCTTCAAGGTAATTGATTTTCctaagattgaaaaaaatacgaGGAATGAATCCAACTTCAATGCtctaaatggaaaaaaaaaatcaaagctattCCCTTTTCTATCGGAGCGCGTGAATGCTGCGGTCTATCGAATTTGGGAAGAAGAGTGAAGTGTCGTTATTTTTTTTGCGCACAAATTTCTGAAGAAACTCGCCACGAGGAAGCGATTTGACCGATCTTGTCCTTGGAGcccttttgctttttttttgaaTTTGCAACTGAAGGATTTTTATACACCTTTGGTGAGTTTTGGGAAAATTTCAGTAAGAAAACGCAATCTTTAAACAAACTCGGGATGGGGGCAACCGACCATCTTCCCCTACCCCATCCCTTCCTAGTGCGTACGGTCATGCTTTGACCCACATTACAACTACGTTTAGTATTATTATACCCATGTAGATCTTTACACCCCAAAAGCGAAGGATTGCTTTTGGTTCcaaaaagtaatgataaatgggggggggctgctgctactactacttctactactactactactactactactactactactactactactactactactactacttcttcttctactactactactactactacttctactacttctactactacttccactactactactactactactactactactactactactactactactactactactactactacaactacaactacaactactactactactatatactactgctacttctactaatactactactaccactactactactactactactactactactgctactactactacttccactactactacaactactactactactacaactactactactactactgctactactactactactacttctactactactacatctacCACTTCTCCTACTgctactaattctactactactactagtactacgactactacttaTTTTTCTACACCTACTACCACATACACCAACAGAAAATACCACTGTACTATTTTTATCAgaaatactacttctacttctactactactactactactactactactactactactactacaactactactactactattactgctacttctactaatactactactactactactactactgctactactactactgctacttgtactactactactactactactactactactgctactgctacttctactaatactactactactaccactactactactactactactactactactactactactactactactactactacttctactactactactactacttctgctactactactactactactactactactactactactactactacttctactactactactactacttctactactactactactaccactactactactactactactactactactgctactactactactactactactactactacaactacttctactactactactactactactgctacttctactactactactactactacttctactactactactactactgctacttctactactactactactactactactactactactgctacttctactactactactactactactactactactactgctgctacttctactactactactactactactaccactactactactactactactactacttctactactactactactactactactactactactactactactactacttctactgctactactactactactacaactacttctactactactactactactactactactactactactacttctactactactactactactgctactaatactactactactactactactactactactgctacttctactaatactactactactactactactactactactactactactactactgctactactactaatactactactactactactactactactactactactactactactactactactactacttctacttctactactactactactactactactactactacaaccaccaccactaccaataGTAAACACACAGTAGTagcaaatttgatatcattatttatttttttcatccagaTATAATACCTCCCAgctagaaaaaaattaaatgtggATACAGAAACACAGATCTATATTTGTACTTACCAATAGTGACATTCATAGGAGCAGACTGAGAAGAGATGCACATCATGGTTGAATTACCATCGAAATCTAAAATTTCACAGGGCATATCATCAACATCTGGACAAATGGAATATCAGACAGCATTTTTATTCTTGAAGAATGATATAACACTGTGCAGCAAATcgtgatttcatgaataatgaaaaattgaaaatcctAATAAGGATAAgtatattatgaaaaaaatgaatgaaaagaacattttatatatatatatatatatatataatgttcttttcatttattttttatatatattttatatatatatatatatataaatgtgtaaagttatacatgtacatgccctagctactaacatgccctagctactaaccgtctctgtggtctagtggttaaggcaccggcgttcaaagctgggggcccgggttcgattcccggcagagacattttttcggcataaccaatttttccaaagggtagatagctctggggaaccttgatttaagctacgcctaccattgttctcttcatccatttcttactatatatatatatatatatatatatatgatgcaAACTTGTGGCAACTCTCTTGTAAATAACAAACagtgaaacaaatgaaaatgagagaatGATCAATGCGTATTCAAAGTCCCTCAAAGCTGCCAtccatatatatgcatataatatttgtttattcccCATTAAAAAAGAGGCGCATTTCCATCTTCCCCTCATACGCTATAGATAACACCGCGTACAAAATCTGTTCAATAATCTAGAACCTCTTATTTTTTGCAAACGGATTATTGATATCTCAGAACCAAGGAGCCCAAAAGGTCTGACAGTAAAACGATAATGGCGAATTCATAACTTAGTATGTTTACTCCTGAAAAGGGTGTAGAGATGACTGATATTTCTTACTTGTACAATTGGATGCATGTGCCATCCTGCATCCAGCAATCAGAAAGGAATAGAATAAAACCTTCATTATTTCCATAGCTAATTAATCGCGAGAGGCAAGGAcgttttttaatttaaaaaaaagttcataaTCGACAAACTTTTTTCATTGCGGGTCTAGTTACAAACTGACGAGCCCAGTCCAAATGGCGCAAGAGTCTACCAAAGTTCCAGCCTACAGACTGATAGCTTGGTGTGACTAGGTAGATACCGATTTCCTTGATAAGATCGTTCACTTGATACAACACTTCTAAAGTATATCACgaggaagaagaagtagaatacAAAGAGTAGAAAGAGCTCCGCCTGAATATTCATCAGTAACTAATTTACGGATTGAAAGGTTGATCGAATTTAGTCTTCTCTTGTCCTACTCGAGGATTCTTCAACATAGCTTCAGCCAACATCTGTGCACCTTCGTCTTTAAGGTTGATCCAATTTTGCATGAATTGGGGCTCTCTGGGAACCATAAGTTTCTGTCATAAAAAACACCTTTGTTTGTTCACCGATGCTGCACAAATAAGGCAGATAATGCATCCATAATCATGAAAGATATCACACATTAATTCACGAAGGATCATGCCAGtatacttttggtgaatttaaTTCATCGACTTCCCTGTATAAGAATATTTTTGTCGTCAAGAAATTTTGCACCGTTTAACTTCCCGGTTCATTTCTCGGTGTActtcaaatgaaaacaaaaggaagAAAGTTGTGATTTCGAAGTTGATTGAAACTTTTTGGTGAACTTGTGATAATGTAGAATATACAAAGATGGAAAAATTCTAGCTGTCTCTTCAGTAACTATGGCGACGATGAAAGTAGGGAATTGTTATCGAGAGCGATCCGTCATTTTCGTTCAAATCTATTGCTTTCAATAGCTTTACTGATCACCTCTATGTCAATATTATTGGAGAAATAGACAAAGACCAATCATCGTTTCCAAAGTTACTTTATGCGTGTAAAACTTCGATGAATGGGATCACTTCacagtattcatttttttttaaacccgaGTTCCCAAGGTTTATAGACCTATACTATAACTGATACTGCAGCTTATACAACATCAATATGATAATTCAAAACACCGACATTATGTAGATTTTCTTGAATATGAAACCAATGTCTAGGGATCCTTGTTGTTAAACTGATTTTTCCCCCCACACAATGAACAGTGTTTCCGTGGTGAGGATATATGTTTCCTAAACCATGCTAGTTTTTGTTTCAGTCACTTGTTTTCCTGAATGTGGTTGTTTTATATATACGCTTCATCATAAGCTACTTGGTAGGCATATATGcatctaaaggcctggtcacaccgcccgagcgttgttggagcggttcTGGAGCGGtcgggagagagggtcgaattttgctcacaaaattgggggaaaaatcgaaaaaaaaaaaaaaacaatcgaaatcgaaaatggtgaacggtagcgagcgatgaagattttttttctctccgctccatcAACGcccgggcggtgtgaccaggccttaatctgtgcaagtgtttttttttcgggggtggGGGAGAttgcttggattttttaaatgaaatataaatccaATCTCATAAATTCTCTTAACCATTGGAAGAAGCAACAAGTCTTAGTTACAATTTGTAGTTTTTCGGTCAATGCACACGTTGTGCAATTTGCCTTAATTTATTCAATTACCCAATGACAATGCTCTAAACATACGAGGAAGGTCTCTCCatgcattattttgtattttcattattcatacatGTTCTGTGTTCGCGGAACATTCCTGATAGTGTTGGtgacaggcgcgccggaacactttcagttttgggggggcaaaatcccgaagggggcacaatatttttgacaacgtGAGATACCTAAGCGATCGAGGgggagaggctatgggacccccccccccccacggtaaggattttgtgtaaaatagagtataaaagttgcgtttctaagtgcattcaaaaataaatttcttgagaattaaacagtcttggagttctttttgctccttctgtttcctccggCCGGCCGgcccttctgacccagcctggtgGTAACTTTCTTCgtgaccagggtcgcagttccggCAAATtgcgagccttattgcaaacaaaattgtttcaaaccagtgtaatataggacttttaaagactttaagatgacaaacatgaccgtacgcagccgggggccgccgatcgagagggcaaaattcacaaaattcaccccaaagtgtgcacgaaatccttcaatttcattctagaaaatgcaaaagctcccccatcacaaatcccctcgctcatacgtttcttcgaaaatttaggtcttgcagccccacccactcccgggttgttttttttatttttgcaaacgtccatgaataacaaaagctgggatgaaccagagaacatagctgccatctcgatctgactagtaacaggtaatgggaagaagttttggaatctaaaatacataagtgctatatatgagctgaaatagtatcagacaaaacgccttccaatcatgccaatgaaaaggaatagaggaaatacggggctgtgaaaatatcttaagatttttttttatagtagagcactactgtaacgcttattttttcttttatattatttacatttgtattcatatctcggataatatcttctggtcaagaagacactttcacagatgattttattttgttcatgtctaaacattatcgctaagttgctttcgagtgggattcaccatttttacaaaatataaattataatcctctacacatgattattctgagtgtaattttctgataacatgtctatattgagttgaaatgaccttggtattttctttagggcactgaattgttattattatttgtttggcgtcacctgtgcctgggaggcgaaaagcgaactgaatcactatgatccacaggtctctcctcccgatataactgattggaggggggggggtgcaggtggacctcgacaccggggtttccccctactcttatacgaatagtgcagtgggttcttaacgtgcaaaggtggtgactctccactacacggggcctccatttaacgtcctatccgagggacggagtgttttccattgtaacatagcctgcatctatgaaacatgggagagacgtttacacacaacgcactgactttagtcatccgcccagggtggactcgaacctacgatctttggttcgacttcgacgggcagacgcgttccAACACCGCtttcttgttatcactgtattaactaaatttaaatttagttgaaaatgaaataattgaaacaagtttctcgagatgttatggtttctgggcttgatagctatgacatagattccatatcttgctcgagtaactagtgttcacgcgcgttagttatatcgggtccggtctgagcgtttctgggcgaccgcgcgtttgttagacgacacagccagcatcatagaattataaacctaatcattggtggaccactatcaatttgccattcgcttttagtctgaaatgtattcattaaaaggttaaacgttatcacactgtaataagatggaaaaggggcttatcaaagctatgtttcacagaggaactgttcgtcaaaagacgcgaggcttactatgataatgtatttgccccgtcaggggcaaaattttttcatttttgacaatggaaatgacaattttcaggcagaaaagtgccttaatttacttttgtccttaaataatttatcatttttcgtctttcaggggggcacgttggggggggcaaaatctcgttttgccccccaaaattttatttgggggggcaagtgccccccctgcccccccgcttccggcgcccttggttGGTGAAACcccattaaacatgttaaaggacaagtccacctaagtaaaatgttaatttaaatcaatagggaaaaatcagacaagcataatattaatactgaaaatttcatcagaatcagatgtgaaataagaaggtcgtgacattttaaagtctcGCTTATTTCtcaaaaaatagttatatgcacaacttagtcacatgcaaaaagagaatcgatgatgtcactcacttactatttctattgttttttgttgtttgaacgatacattatttccatttttacagatttgacagtaaggaccaacttgactgaaccataaaatgttaaacaatggtagtTCGACTTGTTCATGGAGAAATACAACTGTGTTTCACAGgagaatgaggagaaaattagaatatttcatatttcacatcataaaatataaaagaaatagtgatcggatgtcatcagttccttcattgcataccgaccgggatgtgcatataactattttgggaaattaagcgaaacttaaaaatgtcataactttcttattttacatccgaatttgatcaaatttttggTGTTATGCTTGTGGGATTgttctcttgttattcaaatcaacattttgttgggggtAGACTTGTTCTTTAATTATGTGAGTGATGAGTCAATAACAGATTCTTGGACTGATTCTTCATTCGAGTTTACTCTCCTTGCTTTCTAAGTCCATGTATGACCCTTGCCCTGTGTCACTGGCATACaaatggcgggggggggggaatttcaattcttttatttaatttccattcaaaacataatacaaagtaatataaaacaatacaaatcaaatacaattttacagaagggcattcttacttcgtaaaaaaaacagtataatatagagcataaatggatatggaaatgagggggatccactaaaaagcaaagcttgtaaaattgtggatccccttggaaaagaagaaattatagtcgacttactatatgcgtacatgcatgtattacaggaaagaaaaagagaaaaagaaatcatattgacggaaacataaaaactgaacaaatgcaagcttttcacacaaagaggtcttcgttgtaaaggatatactgcgcaagacaggaaaaaaacagagagaggggattATAAGATTCACGGCTGATATAATGAAAAacaagagagagaaaatagaaatggagaGGAAGACATGAAACatgatattatttgttattcattacgtaaaaaataaatcataaaattagAAGTGCATTTCTAAAAGGCGACAATTTTGGCCCACTCGTTTTCCCCGCGCACAATA is a window encoding:
- the LOC121431243 gene encoding uncharacterized protein LOC121431243 — encoded protein: MPCEILDFDGNSTMMCISSQSAPMNVTIDIRKSSDFSCRWPSHLNGSQYVWKFRAPEHWKILLRIKSDPKRLTLEVERRNDNTFMFKAIEHPHFLAGNEIISRSNVLTMRARIHPELLRLSEGSNQTFNVFVRTVRLKDPVDMQPQGCDVPIPGSKKKYGNTSMVNLGLKLKDVSLLRLMTGLSSTRSSCSPSPTN